A stretch of the Asterias rubens unplaced genomic scaffold, eAstRub1.3, whole genome shotgun sequence genome encodes the following:
- the LOC117306346 gene encoding uncharacterized protein LOC117306346, producing the protein MNNSQISSRSVSPCRSSTSISSDVSELSPSTSKPTESAKQVVFDAKKILDGHPKGHAILEEYNKNGYISPGSRMCLVSVLVADLVGKCGKEEMYIFGLFQNQSPTERSAFGIDQDFQSTHSDASNCLLRRWVGHAHALLAYGSNCKSEGVRMIIQDYNAQIKESSDELTALYGFLVLLRLLPSYNTKKKGRTSCQDVEDLLVKFHEVGTSAADALKDGATKQPTLLAFGSKTSIEQIILKIEDYGFTLPSSNIVPAVDTLFKSHYVFNLEYSAQLENFFVYLQSELYGLKFKGKMSTRITEITIAIKAQ; encoded by the exons ATGAACAACTCGCAAATCTCATCAAGGAGTGTCAGCCCATGCAGATCTTCAACCAGT atttcATCAGATGTGTCTGAGCTGTCACCATCAACTAGCAAACCAACAGAATCGGCCAAG CAGGTGGTGTTTGATGCTAAAAAGATCTTGGATGGACACCCAAAGGGACACGCAATTTTGGAAGAATACAACAAAAATGGGTACATCTCTCCAGGGTCAAGGATGTGTCTTGTCAGCGTACTAGTTGCTGATCTAGTGGGAAAGTGTGGAAA AGAGGAAATGTACATTTTTGGCCTTTTCCAAAACCAAAGTCCAACGGAGAGAAGTGCTTTCGGT aTTGATCAAGACTTCCAATCAACGCACAGTGACGCCTCAAACTGCTTGCTGCGAAGATGGGTTGGTCATGCTCATGCCCTTCTTGCATATGGTTCAAACTGCAAATCTGAAGGAGTTCGCATGATTATACAGGACTACAATGCACAAATCAAAGAGTCAAGTGATG AACTGACAGCACTCTATGGTTTCCTTGTATTGCTGCGTTTGCTGCCATCatacaacacaaagaaaaaggGCCGTACTTCCTGCCAGGATGTTGAAGATCTGCTTGTAAAATTCCATGAG gtaGGCACCTCAGCTGCAGATGCTCTCAAGGATGGGGCTACAAAGCAACCCACACTCTTAGCATTTGGATCTAAAACGAGCATTGAGCAGATCATCTTGAAAATTGAAGACTACGGGTTCACTCTTCCTTCGTCAAACATTGTACCTGCTGTGGATACACTCTTCAAAAGTCACTATGTCTTCAACTTGGAGTACTCGGCACAATTAGAAAACTTCTTTGTATACCTCCAATCTGAACTTTACGGTTTAAAGTTCAAGGGAAAGATGTCAACTCGTATAACAGAAATTACTATCGCAATTAAAGCACAATAG
- the LOC117306348 gene encoding carboxypeptidase N subunit 2-like, whose protein sequence is MASSSSAHHLLQSGGNGWFLAITVLVLLLQKTYSSCPAVLCDCSGYNTHKTIRCNLRDLTDVPLELPADTKHLRLEYNSLTKLAAASFLNLSRLEKLYLYNNDINVIEDGAFRGLSSLVYLDMTTNRISEITNMTFAGAPKLEELVLRNNRLTELPRGAFSQLPRLSSLDLAANNLNEFPADVTQDLVNLKELKLSKNPVTLAASFGQQLQALEKLYLRNITNAMGQFSVPDSAFDGLVNLVTVELQENFLTEIPQAVKSLPNLLTIRLENNLIRNVKDGDFHDPSPLQDLYLHYNSLVALPTSGLAKLPRLASLVLDYNSLSTVPARSFVHNTRLEDLSMYSTGISSIDKDAFQGLRNLTKLGLGENSLTTLVDGVFDNLNPDLQVFLAGNPLLCDCNLRAFGDWLKNNTLSPKTFECAAPERLQGTRVVDVEPVDFACRPRLLTDTIYTASAIQGTDVPLPCGIEADPIVDIYWITSNRSLVYPHQPKPGLYFLSRSNGTLMVTAVSLTDRGSYTCVVKNSAGEMSNSITLEVLMPAAGTPSHQDTMLTQSPGGQGGVVYGIGGGAVALVVVLVLIATIAVHRKKNRPPEKQKIPLPLTPGFGTTRENCNSEMYEEIPCELYSTHISHENPSLEEKTTPADYQHIAHTYLDPKKNNNREGEVPLKRSDKEKCVVDLSNESNSRYATVEQSNPTAHDEGGVVHTYLDPNSEKNKTNQPEGEVSCRWDGNNVVDLSNDSPRYSTTGPSNQTGGYMTMEPLPHPENK, encoded by the coding sequence ATGGCTTCGTCATCCAGTGCACATCATTTGCTTCAATCTGGTGGAAATGGTTGGTTCCTTGCGATCACCGTGCTGGTTCTACTGTTGCAGAAGACCTACTCATCGTGTCCAGCAGTGCTGTGCGATTGTTCCGGTTACAACACCCACAAAACCATCCGCTGTAACCTGCGCGATCTTACGGACGTCCCTCTGGAGTTGCCCGCCGACACTAAGCACCTCCGACTGGAGTACAACAGCCTCACAAAGCTCGCAGCCGCATCGTTCTTGAATCTCTCACGGCTCGAGAAGTTGTACCTCTACAACAATGACATCAACGTCATCGAAGATGGTGCTTTCCGTGGTCTGTCAAGTTTAGTCTATCTGGATATGACCACCAACAGAATCAGTGAGATTACTAACATGACTTTTGCTGGAGCACCGAAGTTGGAGGAATTAGTCCTTCGAAACAACCGCCTGACGGAGTTACCCCGTGGTGCCTTCAGTCAGCTTCCCCGGCTCAGCTCCTTGGACCTGGCTGCTAATAACCTGAACGAGTTTCCTGCTGACGTCACCCAAGACTTGGTGAACCTCAAGGAGTTAAAATTGTCCAAGAATCCAGTCACTTTGGCAGCATCTTTCGGACAGCAACTTCAGGCATTGGAAAAACTCTATCTGAGAAATATCACTAATGCTATGGGACAGTTTTCCGTACCGGACTCTGCTTTTGATGGATTGGTGAATCTGGTAACCGTCGAGCTACAGGAGAACTTTCTGACCGAGATACCACAGGCGGTCAAGTCACTCCCCAACTTACTCACAATCAGACTTGAAAATAACCTCATAAGGAATGTTAAGGATGGGGATTTTCATGACCCTTCCCCTCTTCAGGACCTTTACCTTCATTATAACTCTTTGGTTGCGTTACCGACAAGCGGTCTGGCCAAGCTGCCCCGTCTCGCTTCTTTGGTACTTGACTATAACTCACTTTCTACTGTCCCAGCACGGTCTTTTGTGCACAACACTCGACTAGAAGATCTGTCCATGTACTCCACTGGGATATCGTCCATCGACAAAGATGCCTTTCAAGGACTCCGAAACTTGACAAAGCTAGGCCTTGGCGAAAACAGTTTGACGACCCTAGTAGACGGGGTCTTCGATAACCTTAACCCAGACCTACAGGTGTTTCTGGCTGGGAATCCACTTCTGTGCGACTGCAACTTGCGTGCATTTGGAGACTGGCTGAAGAACAACACCCTATCCCCCAAAACCTTTGAATGCGCGGCACCAGAGCGCCTACAAGGAACCAGAGTAGTGGATGTAGAGCCAGTGGATTTTGCTTGCAGACCAAGGCTGCTCACCGACACCATATATACCGCTTCAGCCATACAGGGTACTGATGTACCATTACCGTGTGGAATCGAAGCTGATCCTATTGTGGATATCTACTGGATAACCAGCAACCGCTCCCTTGTTTATCCACACCAGCCGAAGCCTGGGCTCTACTTTCTATCAAGGAGCAACGGCACACTGATGGTAACCGCCGTCAGCCTAACGGACCGCGGGTCGTACACTTGCGTCGTGAAGAACTCTGCTGGAGAAATGTCCAACTCGATCACCCTGGAAGTCTTGATGCCTGCTGCAGGGACACCATCACACCAGGACACCATGCTTACCCAATCACCTGGTGGTCAAGGGGGGGTGGTGTATGGTATTGGAGGAGGTGCCGTAGCCTTAGTTGTCGTACTCGTATTGATCGCAACAATCGCCGTGCatagaaagaaaaacagaccGCCTGAGAAACAAAAGATCCCATTACCACTTACACCCGGATTCGGAACTACAAGGGAAAACTGTAACTCCGAAATGTACGAGGAAATCCCCTGTGAACTTTACTCTACTCATATCAGTCATGAGAATCCATCCTTAGAGGAAAAGACAACCCCTGCTGACTACCAACATATTGCCCATACGTACCTAGATCCCAAAAAGAACAACAACCGAGAGGGGGAGGTCCCTCTAAAGAGAAGTGATAAAGAGAAGTGTGTCGTGGATCTCTCGAACGAGAGCAACAGCCGCTATGCTACTGTGGAGCAATCGAACCCCACTGCCCATGACGAAGGTGGGGTTGTCCACACGTACCTGGACCCCAACAGCGAGAAGAACAAGACAAACCAACCAGAGGGAGAGGTTTCTTGCAGATGGGATGGTAACAACGTGGTGGATCTCTCCAATGACAGTCCGCGCTACTCTACCACGGGGCCATCAAACCAAACTGGTGGTTACATGACAATGGAGCCGTTGCCGCATccggaaaacaaataa